The sequence below is a genomic window from Selenomonas ruminantium subsp. lactilytica TAM6421.
TTGATGGGCACGCCGGCCTGCATCAGGGACAAGGTGCTGCCGCAAACGGAACCCATGGAACTGGAACCGTTGGATTCCAGAACTTCCGAAACGAGGCGGATGGTGTACGGGAATTCTTCCGTGGAGGGAATGACCGGTACCAGAGCGCGCTCTGCCAGTGCACCATGACCGATTTCGCGGCGGCCTGGGCTGCGGATGGGCTTTGCTTCGCCGACGGAATAGCCGGGGAAGTTGTAATGATGGATATAGTGCTTCGTGGTTTCGGGGCCAAGGCCATCGATGATCTGTTCATCGCTCATCGGCCCTAAGGTGGTCACCGTCATGATCTGCGTCTGGCCGCGCGTGAACAGGCCGGAACCATGTGCACGGGGCAACAGACCTACTTCGCAGCTGACCGGGCGCACTTCTTCGAGGCCACGGCCATCCGGACGGATCTTTTCATGGGTGATCATATGGCGCACGATCTCTTTTTCCAGATCATGCAGGGCCATGGCGATTTCCTTGTCCATTTCCGGATATTCCACGAGGAAATGTTCCATGGTATCGGCATTGACTTCCGCAATATGGGCATCGCGATCGAGCTTGTCCGGATTGCGGGTTGCTTCGTCAAGTCTGTCCTTGGCGTATTCACGAATGGCAGCTTCGAGTTCTTCAGGCACAGTGAAGAGCTTGGTGATACGCTTTTCCTTGCCGCAGGCCTGCTGGATCTCTTCCTGGAACGCCACGATGCGCTTGATTTCCTGATGGCCATAGAGGATGGCATCGAGGATCACATCTTCCGGCAGCTCGTTAGCACCAGCTTCCACCATCATCACGGCATCCTTGGAGCCGGCAACGGTGAGGTTCAGCGTGGAAACCTTGCGCTGTTCTTCCGTGGGGTTGATGACGAATTCATCATTCACGCGGCCGACACGCACACCAGCAATCGGACCCATGAACGGAATATCGGAGATGCAGAGGGCAGCAGACGCACCAATCATGGCAGCCAGTTCCGGAGCATTGTCCTGCTCAACGGACATTACCGTAGCCACAATCTGCACATCATTGCGGTAGCCCTTGGGGAACAGCGGGCGGATGGGACGGTCAATCAGGCGGGCACAGAGGATGGCGTCGCTGGAAGGACGGCCCTCACGCTTGATAAAGCCGCCGGGAATCTTGCCTGCAGCATACATCTTTTCTTCGTAATCCACCGTCAGCGGGAAGAAATCCACGCCTTCGCGGGGTTCAGCGGATGCGGTAGCCGTGACGAGCACCACCGTATCACCATAGCGGACGAAGGCAGCGCCGTTGGCCTGTTTTGCCAGTTTGCCGGTTTCAATCGTCAGCTTGCGGCCGCCCAGTTCCATTTCAAAACTTTGCATAATTCTCCTCCTACGTCAAACTCATACTTTGATATAGTTCGACATCTATTGATTTAATCCTGTCATAAAGGAAATATACAAG
It includes:
- a CDS encoding polyribonucleotide nucleotidyltransferase codes for the protein MQSFEMELGGRKLTIETGKLAKQANGAAFVRYGDTVVLVTATASAEPREGVDFFPLTVDYEEKMYAAGKIPGGFIKREGRPSSDAILCARLIDRPIRPLFPKGYRNDVQIVATVMSVEQDNAPELAAMIGASAALCISDIPFMGPIAGVRVGRVNDEFVINPTEEQRKVSTLNLTVAGSKDAVMMVEAGANELPEDVILDAILYGHQEIKRIVAFQEEIQQACGKEKRITKLFTVPEELEAAIREYAKDRLDEATRNPDKLDRDAHIAEVNADTMEHFLVEYPEMDKEIAMALHDLEKEIVRHMITHEKIRPDGRGLEEVRPVSCEVGLLPRAHGSGLFTRGQTQIMTVTTLGPMSDEQIIDGLGPETTKHYIHHYNFPGYSVGEAKPIRSPGRREIGHGALAERALVPVIPSTEEFPYTIRLVSEVLESNGSSSMGSVCGSTLSLMQAGVPIKRPVSGVAMGLVKEGDAYTILTDIQGMEDALGDMDFKVAGTENGVTAIQMDIKVAGIDRNILSSALQQAKRGRAFILGKMLEVIDKPNEDLSPYAPRVETMQIKVDKIRDVIGTGGKVVKGIIDATGVQIDIHEDGNIFIFSADAEGMKKARQMIEDIVKEVEVGEVYTGTVTRLMKFGAFVEVLPGKEGLCHISQLAKRRVENVEDVVQVGDQLEVKVVEIDDKGRVNLSHKVLL